One window from the genome of Nitrospiraceae bacterium encodes:
- a CDS encoding 4a-hydroxytetrahydrobiopterin dehydratase has protein sequence MSLADNTCVPCRGGVPPLEPQKIQDLLGQLEKGWVLNAQGHIEKTYSFDNFADALAFTNRVGNVAELEGHHPDIYLAWGKCKVEIWTHKIQGLTESDFYLAAKADRAFHLPPSD, from the coding sequence ATGAGTCTAGCCGATAATACATGCGTACCTTGTCGTGGGGGCGTACCTCCCTTGGAACCTCAAAAAATTCAGGATCTGCTTGGTCAATTAGAAAAAGGATGGGTGCTCAATGCTCAAGGTCATATTGAGAAAACCTATTCTTTTGACAACTTTGCAGATGCCTTGGCTTTTACTAATCGAGTAGGGAATGTGGCGGAACTTGAGGGCCATCACCCTGATATATATTTGGCCTGGGGCAAATGCAAGGTGGAAATTTGGACTCACAAGATTCAAGGCCTCACCGAAAGCGATTTTTATTTAGCCGCCAAGGCCGATCGCGCCTTTCACCTTCCTCCTTCCGATTGA